Within Chloroflexota bacterium, the genomic segment GCCAGCATGTTTGCAAACGCCGCGTTTTGGTCGCCGATGAACATGAACCGGATCCGGTCGATCTTCGGTCGCCCCAGAACGTGCTGGTCGAACGCGGTTGCCTCCATGAACGAGCCGGGCTCCCAACGGCTGAGCTTAAAAGGCCCCGCACCGACAAACTCCGTGTCCCAGTAGTGGCTCTCCCTGATGGCCTTTGGATCACCGAGGGCAAAGGTCGATTCGAGCAGATGTCGCGGCAACGGGACCAGTCCCATTCGGGAACCGGTTCCCAGAAGCACCCCGGCGTCGGGGTACGGACCCTTCCAGTGGATTGTCAGCGACCGGTCGTCGTCCGCGCTCACGCGATCCATCTGGTTGTACGGTGCGATGCCGGTCCGAAAGCCGATCTCCGGCGTCGCATTCTCAAAAGTGAACACGAAGTCGCTTGCGGTGAGCGGCGCCCCGTCGTGCCAGACCAGATTCGGCTTCAGGCGGTAGTGAGTCTCCATCGTCCCGTCGGGGAACACCACCCAGCTATCGTCGTGCAGAGCCGGCAGCGCCTCGGCGAGGTACGGGTGAGAGATGCTATCGCCGTCGTACAGGTCCAGAAACGCGCTGAAGGCGCGCGTCCAGAAGTCGCTGGCGCCCAGGCCAGCCATCGGCGCCAGCGCAGCGATGAATTGCGGCTCGCCCTCGATCGATACAACGAGCACGTGCTCCGCGTGCGGTTCCGCAGCCTGCCCCGCCCGTTGAGCGGGTTGAGGAGCGGGCATGCATGCGGCAACCACAAACGCGGACAGGACCAGCATGGAGGTGCGAGGATCTGGGAGCCACGCTGTCATCCGCCGCCTCCACTACCTGTCGAGGTGAAAGAAGTCGATCAAATTCTGGCTGAGCATCTTCCGCCGCTCGTCGGCGGGCACTTCCGCGAGCTGCTGGCTGAGCAGTTTCTGCGATTCGGGCCAGCGGGTTACCTCGTGCGGAAAATCGCTTCCCCAGATAATGCGATCGATGCCAACCTCGTGGCGAAGCTTGACGCCGATGGGGTCATCGAAGAACCCCCAGTACGCGTGCTCTTCAACGTACTCGCTCGGCTTTCGCCGCAACCTATGGAGTCCGAGTGCCCGCTCCGCCCAAACGTGGTTGACCTCGTAGATCATGTCCATCTGCTCTTTGAAGATGGGTATCCAGCCGATCTGATTCTCCGCAAAGTAGATGTGCAGGGCCGGGAAGCGGTCGAAGATTCCCGTCATGATCATTTCGGTCAACTCGAGGCAGCCGCAGTGGGTCGTGCCGTAGCGCGACATCCGGTCCACGATACAGATCGGCGGCCGCTCCCAGCCGTCGGGCTCGATCGGGTACTTGATCGAGAACTCGCCGTATTCTGCGCGCCGAATGTTCATCGCCGTGTGCACGCTGATGGGCATTTGAAGATCGAGCGCCGCGGCCCAGAACCGGTCGTCCTCGGGCGTGGGGTAGCGCTGGCCGTTCGGCCACTTGTACACGACGACGCCGGTGAGCCCCAGCTTCTTGCAGTGCTCCATCTCCGCGATGTCGTCGTCCACCAACCCGCTGTGGGGAAGGAGCCCGATCCCGAGCAGCCGATCGGGCGCGTAGGAGCAGAATTCTTCGGCGAGATAGGCGTTGTACGCATGAACGACGGCTTTGGTGGTCTCCGTGTCGAAGCCCCGCCGACCCCAGATCGTGTACAGGATCTCGGCGTCGACGCCGTCCGCGTCCTGCTCCCTCAGTCGCTGCTCGGGACCACCGTGGCCGACCTCCTCGTCGAAATGGACGAGGCGCGGATCGAACGTCTCGGGACTATGGCCCGCGTAGTGTCCGGTGCTGCCGACGAACGTCGTGCCGTCTGGATAGCGCCGTCCATCCCCGCCGTTCGGCAGCTTGATCCGCTGGGGCAGCTTGTCGCGGAATTTCTCAGGAACGCGGTGCGCATAGGTTTCCGCCTCGAACTGGACGTGACTGTCGCCCGACATGCATGAATACGTCATTATTCTCATGCTCTCCTGGTTCCGATACACGGAAGCATCAGCGAACGCCTGACTCGGCCTCGTCGGGGTATTCGAGGGCCGACCATGGGATGTCGACGGGGACGACGGATGTTCCCCCTCGGATGAGATCCCAACGGATGGATCTGTCCTCCGCCGGCGTCTCCCCCGATTCCATGAATCGCCGAACTGCCGCCAGCATGCGCGCTCGAAGGTGAACGACAACGGTATCGCTCATCCCGAGATGCTCGGTCTCCCGATCGTAGATCGGGCCCATGCTCTCGGTGACCAGCATATCCTGCAGCGGTTTTCCCCAGGGGATCCCCGAGTAGCTCCAGTACTCCCGCCGCTCCCGCATCGCTGTGCGATCCTGCTGGTAGTTGTTCTGCAGGGTGCGGAGCTTGTGGTGGTCAGGAGCGAGGTCCTCCCCAACGCGCTCGCCGCGCTGCGCGAGTTCCGTATCCCGGTCGATCGCGTGCACTTCAGAAGCACGCACGTCGTAGAGCCACGTGTGCTCGTCATCTGCGGGCACGAACATGTGTGGGACCTCGTGCAACCAGACGTGAAACGGGAGCAGCATCGGCGTCATGTTCAGGACCTTCTTCCCTTCTGGGGCGGGTCGATCGCGTCGCGCGCTCCCGTAACGGAAGCCGTAGGCCGTATCAACGATATCCAACGTGTGCGGAAGCGCCGCCTCCGAGCCCACGGTGCCCACCATGCGGATCCCGCGTATGCGCTCGATCTGATCAGGCGTCCAGTGCATCAACGCAAAACCCGCGTGGAGGGCGCTGTTGTGCGCATCGCTCACCGTGCCCTCCAACCCCTGGAGGTAGTTGCAGGCGTAGTCGATCTTCCCGACGACGCGGTGGCTGGCCGGCACGTTCGTCCACCAATAGTTGGGGAAGGGCGGCTGCTTCTCCCTGGGTCCGAGGTAGGCCCACAGCACGTCGCCGGCTTCGACGGTCGGATAGGCGCGGTGCGTTACGTGGTGGCGGATCATGCTCTCGGACGGCTCGCACGGCGTGTCGAGGATCTTCCCCTCCACGTCGACCTTCCACCCGTGGTAGAGGCAGCGCAGCCCTCCCTCCTCGTTGCGGCCGAAGAACAGCGATGCGCCCCGGTGCGGACACCGGTGCTGCATCAGCCCGACGCGGCCGGACGTGTCGCGGAACGCCACCAGGTCCTCGCCCAAGAGGCGGACGCGGATGGGGTCGCAATCCGGCTCCGGTAGCTCTTCCGACAGGCAGGCCGGCACCCAGAATCGTCGGATCATCTCTCCCATCGGCGTGCCCGGACCGACGCGGGTGAGAAGCTCATTTTCTTCGCGGCTGAGCATCCTTCCTCCAAATTACGACCTACACTGGGGCCAATGTTGTCGGCCATTGTACGGGGGATCCCAAAATGGTTCACGGGACGAACGATATCGAGGCAACCGCGCGCGTGGATACGCGTCATCTATACTCAGGACCACGATTTTTGGGGGGCTGCCATGTTGACCGCGGAGGAAAACCGACTCCTTACGCAAGTGGGTCCGGGGACGCCGGGCGGTGAGCTTCTTCGCCGCTACTGGCATCCCGTCGCATTTGTGTCGGACGTCTGCTCGGATAGTCCCGCGAAATACATTCGGATGCTGGGCGAGGACCTCGTCCTCTTCCTCGACAAGAGCGGTAGAGTGGGGCTCCTCGCCGACCACTGCTCCCATCGTGGCGCCTCACTCCTGTACGGCCGAGTCGAGGAGCGCGGTATTGCGTGCGCCTACCACGGCTGGCTATTCGACACGCGGGGCAACTGTCTCGAGACGCCGGCAGAGCCGCCCGACAGCAAGTTCTATCTCACGGTCAAGCACCGCGCCTATCCGGTCGTCGAGCGTTACGGCATGTACTGGACGTACATGGGGCCAGCGCCGGCGCCCGTGCTCCAGCGCTACGACGTCACCGAACGGGGAGTGATCTCCAGCATTCGACGCCTGGAGAGCCTGGACTGTAACTGGCTGCAGACGATGGAGAATCACGTGGATCAAACCCACACGGTGATCCTTCACCAGGCCACGCGCCAGCGAGGTGTGGATGGCATGAACACAGCGCGGGGTTTGATTGACCAGCTCGCGTCGACCGACTACACGGAGACCGCGTTCGGAATTAGTCGCCACCGGGTGGACGCAGACGGCTACGACGATTCCGACCTGCTCATATTTCCCACCTGTCAGCGCATTTACAACATCTTGAACTTTAAAGTGCCGATCGACGACACCCACACGCGGCGGTTCAGCTTTCTCATTGATCTGGGTCTCGGCAATGCGTCGCCGACGGACGCGCGGGCCGCGGCCGGCCGGGACCCTTCTGGACGGATCAGGTACGCCGATGAAACCGTCGGCAAAACGCCGGCCAACGCCCGCCATCCGTTTGCCACCTATCGCATGGACCAGCTTCTATACCAGGACAACACGGTCCTTGAAACCCAGGGGGCGATCTCCGATCGCACCGTCGAGCGACTCGCGACGGCCGATAAGGGAGTTGTGCTACTCCGCAAGCTGCTCCGTCGGGAGATCGACAAGGTGCAGCACGGTGAGGACCCGATCGGAGTAATTCGGGACCCCATGAATGAGCTGATCGACACCAACATCCAGGTCTATATCGATGCAGTGCAGAAGGTTCCCGCACCGGTGTCGGCCGTGTCGGTGGCGCCACAGCCACGGTGAGAGCGGCTGCGTCACCCTCGCAGCTTGAACCATTGACGCCGGCTCGCCTCGAGCCTACAGTGGCGCAGGCCGATGACATGGGAGGGCTGCGATGAGCGGGCACGTCCGGTTGTACGCGGGGACCGAACGCGGGCTTTCCGTGTGGCGCGAGGGGCTCGCCGGCTGGGAGGTCGTTGGGCCGGGCATCCCGAAGGAACCCTGCCGGGCGGTGGCAGGTTCCCGCTCCACGCCAGAGCGCGTGTTCGCCGGCGTCGAGCATGACGGCGTCTACCGGACAGACGACGCCGGCCGGAGCTGGACAAAGCTGCTGGAGCACGATGTCTGGTCACTCACGGTCGATCCCACCGACGATCGCGTCATCTACGCGGGGACCGCGCCGGTGCATCTGTATCGAAGCGAGGATTCCGGTCAGCACTGGGAGGAGTTGACGGGGCTCCAAGAGCTGCCGCCCGAGATCCGCGCCCGCCAGATCTATCCCGTCTTGGGCGAAGAGAGCCACATTCTCAACATCTTCGTGGATCCGGAAAACCCCAAGCACATCGTGCTGGCGCTGGAGCACGGCGGCGTGATCCGGAGCGACGATCGGGGCGAGACGTGGGAGGACGCCACGGAGGGCATCGACTACGTGGACATCCACATGGTGACGAAGCTGCAGGGGCGCGCCCAATACTTTGCCGCGACGGCCCGCGGCTTCTTCTCGACGACGGATCTGGCGCGTGGTTGGACGCGCGCCGAGAACGGCTTCACGCGCGATTATTTCTACAAATTCATCGTCGTGCCATCTCAGGATCCCACAGCAGACCCGGTGATGCTCATCTCGACGGGCGATAAGTCGCCGGGCTCGTGGAACCGACCGGAGGGCGCGCGCGGCGCAATCTTTCGCAGCCTGGACAGCGGTGAATCCTGGCATCGGGTGGGAGCCGGCGCGGGCCTTCCGGAGGATATGCGGGAGCGCGCGTGGAGCTTCGTCCCGCACCCGCACGATCGCAATGCCGTGTTCACCGGGTTGGGGCGCTATCCTTATCCCAACGTCGATACCGGCCCAGGCGCGATCGCCCTCACCCGCGACATGGGCGAGCACTGGGAGATCATGCCCGGCATCCAGGTGAAGCCCGTTTGGGGGCTGTGGGCCGCGGCGGACGATTGAGCGACCCGATACGATGGGCGGGCGCGAGGATCCCGGCTCTCCCGTACTCGACGTGACACGAGGTGCGCATGGATGAGCTGACGCCGATCGCGGCGGGGTACGCCACGCCCGCCCAGGGGGCCGGACCGATGCTCATCACCGTTCGAGCCGGTCTCTTCGAAAAGCATGGGCTTGCCGTCGAACCGCAGGACCGCGGCCGAGCGCGAAGCGTCGTCGACGGACTCATGGCGGGCGAGCTTCAGTTCGGGAACCTCGCCGCGCCCTCCATGCTTCGTATGGTTTTGACCGGCGAAGCGGACGTGGTGTTCCTCGCCCTCGGGATCAATCAGCAATTTCTGGTCGGCCGCCCCGGCCTCGGCAGCAAGCGCGACCTCGCTGGGGCGCGGCTGGCGCGAAGTGGGGATGGGGCGATCACCGATCTGCTCACCGTGTTCCTCCACGAGCAGCTTGGCCGGGAGGGGATCGGCGGAACGACGCTGGTTCCGCATGCGGGCAGCCAGGCCAGCCAGATCGACGC encodes:
- a CDS encoding ABC transporter substrate-binding protein, giving the protein MTAWLPDPRTSMLVLSAFVVAACMPAPQPAQRAGQAAEPHAEHVLVVSIEGEPQFIAALAPMAGLGASDFWTRAFSAFLDLYDGDSISHPYLAEALPALHDDSWVVFPDGTMETHYRLKPNLVWHDGAPLTASDFVFTFENATPEIGFRTGIAPYNQMDRVSADDDRSLTIHWKGPYPDAGVLLGTGSRMGLVPLPRHLLESTFALGDPKAIRESHYWDTEFVGAGPFKLSRWEPGSFMEATAFDQHVLGRPKIDRIRFMFIGDQNAAFANMLA
- a CDS encoding amidohydrolase family protein codes for the protein MSGDSHVQFEAETYAHRVPEKFRDKLPQRIKLPNGGDGRRYPDGTTFVGSTGHYAGHSPETFDPRLVHFDEEVGHGGPEQRLREQDADGVDAEILYTIWGRRGFDTETTKAVVHAYNAYLAEEFCSYAPDRLLGIGLLPHSGLVDDDIAEMEHCKKLGLTGVVVYKWPNGQRYPTPEDDRFWAAALDLQMPISVHTAMNIRRAEYGEFSIKYPIEPDGWERPPICIVDRMSRYGTTHCGCLELTEMIMTGIFDRFPALHIYFAENQIGWIPIFKEQMDMIYEVNHVWAERALGLHRLRRKPSEYVEEHAYWGFFDDPIGVKLRHEVGIDRIIWGSDFPHEVTRWPESQKLLSQQLAEVPADERRKMLSQNLIDFFHLDR
- a CDS encoding Rieske 2Fe-2S domain-containing protein, whose product is MLSREENELLTRVGPGTPMGEMIRRFWVPACLSEELPEPDCDPIRVRLLGEDLVAFRDTSGRVGLMQHRCPHRGASLFFGRNEEGGLRCLYHGWKVDVEGKILDTPCEPSESMIRHHVTHRAYPTVEAGDVLWAYLGPREKQPPFPNYWWTNVPASHRVVGKIDYACNYLQGLEGTVSDAHNSALHAGFALMHWTPDQIERIRGIRMVGTVGSEAALPHTLDIVDTAYGFRYGSARRDRPAPEGKKVLNMTPMLLPFHVWLHEVPHMFVPADDEHTWLYDVRASEVHAIDRDTELAQRGERVGEDLAPDHHKLRTLQNNYQQDRTAMRERREYWSYSGIPWGKPLQDMLVTESMGPIYDRETEHLGMSDTVVVHLRARMLAAVRRFMESGETPAEDRSIRWDLIRGGTSVVPVDIPWSALEYPDEAESGVR
- a CDS encoding Rieske 2Fe-2S domain-containing protein encodes the protein MLTAEENRLLTQVGPGTPGGELLRRYWHPVAFVSDVCSDSPAKYIRMLGEDLVLFLDKSGRVGLLADHCSHRGASLLYGRVEERGIACAYHGWLFDTRGNCLETPAEPPDSKFYLTVKHRAYPVVERYGMYWTYMGPAPAPVLQRYDVTERGVISSIRRLESLDCNWLQTMENHVDQTHTVILHQATRQRGVDGMNTARGLIDQLASTDYTETAFGISRHRVDADGYDDSDLLIFPTCQRIYNILNFKVPIDDTHTRRFSFLIDLGLGNASPTDARAAAGRDPSGRIRYADETVGKTPANARHPFATYRMDQLLYQDNTVLETQGAISDRTVERLATADKGVVLLRKLLRREIDKVQHGEDPIGVIRDPMNELIDTNIQVYIDAVQKVPAPVSAVSVAPQPR